One window of the Microvirga mediterraneensis genome contains the following:
- the kdpF gene encoding K(+)-transporting ATPase subunit F encodes MSLDLFLGGLVALGLAVYLVLALLKPERF; translated from the coding sequence ATGTCCCTCGATCTGTTCCTCGGCGGCCTCGTCGCACTTGGCCTCGCCGTCTACCTCGTCCTGGCGCTCCTCAAGCCCGAACGTTTCTAG
- a CDS encoding SMP-30/gluconolactonase/LRE family protein → MSESEESPAARGTAALQKGLSILDALADGGGSMTFSEIGKATGLPKGTLHRILAALTDHGTIRFESKDSRYRFGWRLVEYARWSTAELDLKALAEPELIRLHALTGELVLFAVGERAQLICEQVISNPQSYPHGLAEGVRLPAYCTAAGKAMLAFTEPHRLDALIESTSFEALTPSTIEDRQTFRAQLDVTKARRYAIEDQEWQNGVRSVAAPVLDRANRPIGVIAIMGPAFRMSVERLHELGPDILRSAQRITGQAAFTQPSQSPKANMITQPSVSCVVRSNAFLGEGPFWSEKDKTLKWIDILAPAIHISDPAQGSDLVIPMPEIVGAFAECTAGGLVIASQTGFFLLDPTTGRKTPIGDPEIDKPGNRFNDGKCDSRGRFWAGTMDMAVTPGAGSLYRLDAHGRIDKMESGIGISNGLGWSPDDRLMYFTDSMARTIFVYDFDPDRGTISHRRVFAQTPENMGVPDGLTVDAEGFVWSAQWDGWRIIRYAPDGTVDRTISVPVPRPTSCTFGGPDLSTLYITSARIRLSSQQLQEAPLSGSVFALDAGVRGLPDHSFKWSRS, encoded by the coding sequence TTGTCGGAATCCGAGGAAAGCCCGGCGGCGCGCGGGACAGCCGCTCTCCAGAAGGGGCTCAGCATCCTGGATGCGCTTGCCGATGGCGGCGGCAGCATGACCTTTTCGGAAATCGGGAAAGCCACGGGACTGCCCAAGGGGACCCTGCATCGCATCCTTGCGGCGCTGACCGATCACGGAACGATCCGCTTCGAGAGCAAGGATTCGCGCTACCGTTTCGGATGGCGCCTCGTCGAATACGCGCGGTGGTCGACGGCGGAGCTGGACCTCAAGGCCCTGGCCGAACCCGAACTCATCCGCCTTCATGCCCTCACGGGGGAACTGGTTCTCTTTGCGGTCGGCGAGAGAGCGCAGCTGATCTGCGAGCAGGTCATCAGCAACCCTCAATCCTATCCGCACGGCCTCGCGGAAGGCGTCCGGCTTCCGGCCTATTGCACGGCGGCCGGAAAGGCGATGCTGGCCTTCACGGAACCTCACCGGCTCGACGCGCTGATCGAGTCGACATCATTCGAGGCGCTGACGCCCTCGACGATCGAGGATCGGCAGACCTTCCGGGCGCAGCTCGATGTCACGAAGGCAAGGCGCTACGCCATCGAGGACCAGGAATGGCAGAACGGCGTTCGCTCCGTCGCGGCTCCCGTTTTGGATCGCGCCAATCGTCCCATCGGGGTGATCGCCATCATGGGCCCGGCGTTTCGCATGAGCGTCGAACGCCTGCATGAGCTTGGACCTGACATTCTTCGCTCGGCGCAGCGCATCACAGGGCAAGCCGCCTTCACGCAACCAAGCCAGTCTCCGAAGGCCAACATGATAACCCAGCCCTCCGTCTCCTGTGTCGTTCGATCCAATGCCTTCCTTGGCGAGGGGCCGTTCTGGAGCGAGAAGGACAAGACACTCAAATGGATCGATATTCTCGCTCCGGCCATTCACATATCGGATCCGGCCCAAGGGAGCGACTTGGTGATCCCGATGCCGGAGATCGTCGGCGCATTCGCCGAATGCACGGCGGGCGGCCTCGTCATCGCATCGCAAACGGGCTTTTTCCTCCTCGATCCGACGACGGGCCGCAAGACGCCGATCGGCGACCCGGAAATCGACAAACCCGGAAACCGATTCAACGACGGCAAATGCGACAGCCGCGGCCGCTTCTGGGCCGGCACGATGGATATGGCCGTCACCCCCGGCGCAGGGAGCCTTTATCGCCTGGATGCGCACGGCCGGATCGACAAAATGGAATCGGGGATCGGGATCTCGAACGGGCTCGGCTGGAGCCCGGACGACCGGCTCATGTACTTCACCGACTCGATGGCCCGAACCATCTTCGTCTACGATTTCGATCCTGACAGGGGCACGATCTCGCACCGACGGGTCTTCGCTCAAACGCCCGAGAACATGGGCGTTCCGGACGGCTTGACGGTTGATGCGGAAGGTTTCGTCTGGAGCGCGCAATGGGATGGATGGCGGATCATCCGCTATGCTCCCGACGGGACGGTGGACAGGACCATCAGCGTTCCCGTGCCGCGCCCAACGAGCTGCACATTCGGCGGCCCCGATCTGTCGACGCTCTATATCACATCGGCCAGAATACGCCTCTCGAGCCAACAGCTCCAGGAGGCTCCTCTGTCCGGAAGCGTGTTCGCTCTCGATGCAGGTGTGAGAGGTCTGCCGGATCATTCGTTCAAGTGGTCTCGATCGTGA
- a CDS encoding carbohydrate ABC transporter permease produces MSAANVLARRSPAPWRRKFRRAFIPYLFLAPFFITFLAFWLGPIIASFLYSFTDWRGVLDAQFIGTANYERIYNDPRFWLALRNTAFYGLVYVTLLNVLALALALALDSTWLRFKNGLKIGFFLPVTISLVVAAVIFEMVFANGVGLLNIILGALGLPQPDWLGDPEVAIWSIIILRVWRALGYYAVIYFAGLQAIPGDVKEAARLDGCRPWQVTWYMTLPLLKPVILFGVIMSTIWALELFDEPWVLTKGGPADSTLTIVIYLYQAGFQYIELGYAAAVSYVLTFLIVVAAIVQKLLIGREQQ; encoded by the coding sequence ATGAGCGCTGCAAATGTGCTGGCGAGGCGGAGCCCTGCGCCCTGGCGACGGAAGTTTCGCCGGGCCTTCATACCCTATCTTTTCCTGGCGCCGTTCTTCATCACATTCTTGGCCTTCTGGCTTGGGCCGATCATCGCGTCCTTTCTCTACTCCTTTACCGATTGGCGCGGCGTGCTGGACGCGCAGTTCATCGGAACCGCGAACTACGAGCGCATCTACAATGACCCTCGTTTCTGGCTGGCGCTTCGGAACACGGCATTCTACGGCCTTGTCTACGTGACGCTCCTCAATGTTCTGGCCCTGGCCCTGGCTCTGGCCCTCGACAGCACGTGGCTCCGGTTCAAGAACGGCCTGAAGATCGGCTTCTTCCTCCCGGTGACGATCAGCCTCGTCGTTGCCGCTGTCATCTTCGAGATGGTGTTTGCGAACGGGGTTGGCCTTCTCAACATCATTCTCGGCGCCCTGGGCCTGCCTCAACCCGATTGGCTGGGAGACCCCGAGGTCGCCATCTGGTCAATCATCATCCTCAGGGTCTGGCGCGCCCTGGGCTACTACGCAGTGATCTACTTCGCCGGGCTGCAAGCAATCCCGGGCGACGTCAAGGAAGCGGCGCGCCTCGACGGTTGTCGCCCCTGGCAGGTGACGTGGTACATGACGCTGCCGCTTCTGAAACCCGTCATCCTGTTCGGCGTCATCATGTCGACGATCTGGGCGCTCGAGCTGTTCGACGAGCCTTGGGTCCTCACCAAAGGCGGCCCGGCCGACAGCACGCTGACCATCGTGATCTACCTCTATCAGGCCGGCTTCCAATACATCGAGCTCGGCTACGCCGCCGCCGTCTCCTATGTCCTGACCTTCCTCATCGTGGTCGCCGCCATCGTCCAGAAGCTTCTCATCGGGAGGGAGCAGCAATGA
- a CDS encoding ABC transporter ATP-binding protein: MAKVRLDRVRKTFGDVVVLPGIDLTIENEEFVVLVGPSGCGKSTLLRMIAGLDDMTSGTISIGDRIVNDVDARDRDIAMVFQSYALYPHKTVFENMSFALKLQGVEKAVLRRKVDEAASILGLTNLLDRYPRQLSGGQRQRVAMGRAIVRDPQVFLFDEPLSNLDAKLRVAMRTEIRSLHQRLRATSIYVTHDQVEAMTMADRIVVMNAGRIEQVGTPMELYDRPANVFVANFIGSPAINLLPGRMGQNGRFTTSGGASLPVQSAVGATPRPLLYGIRPEHLEIDHESGLPFRVEIVEPTGSQVILYGDLAGNPVYALFGDLRGVTVGDTLKLSPRSSAAHLFDEHTGTRLNS, from the coding sequence ATGGCTAAAGTCAGACTCGACCGCGTTCGCAAGACTTTCGGCGATGTGGTCGTCCTTCCGGGGATTGATCTCACGATCGAGAACGAGGAATTCGTCGTACTCGTCGGGCCGTCAGGCTGTGGAAAGTCGACCCTCCTGAGAATGATTGCCGGTCTGGACGACATGACAAGCGGGACGATCAGCATCGGCGACCGCATTGTGAATGACGTCGATGCCCGCGATCGCGATATCGCGATGGTGTTCCAGAGCTACGCGCTCTACCCGCACAAGACGGTCTTCGAGAACATGTCGTTTGCCCTGAAGCTCCAGGGTGTCGAGAAGGCCGTGCTGCGACGCAAGGTCGATGAGGCGGCAAGCATACTGGGCTTAACGAATCTTCTCGATCGCTATCCTCGGCAGCTGTCGGGCGGACAGCGACAGCGGGTCGCCATGGGACGCGCCATCGTGCGCGATCCTCAGGTTTTTCTGTTCGACGAACCGCTTTCGAACCTTGATGCCAAACTCCGCGTCGCGATGCGCACAGAGATCCGGTCCTTGCATCAGAGGCTCAGGGCAACATCCATCTATGTCACCCACGATCAGGTCGAAGCCATGACCATGGCGGATCGGATCGTCGTGATGAATGCCGGACGCATCGAGCAGGTCGGCACGCCGATGGAGCTGTATGACCGGCCCGCCAATGTGTTCGTGGCGAACTTCATCGGTTCTCCAGCGATCAATCTCCTTCCGGGCCGCATGGGGCAGAACGGCCGGTTCACGACCTCCGGCGGCGCAAGCCTGCCCGTCCAGAGCGCTGTTGGAGCGACGCCGAGGCCGCTCCTTTATGGCATTCGGCCCGAGCATCTGGAGATCGACCACGAGAGCGGCCTGCCGTTTCGCGTCGAGATCGTCGAACCGACCGGGTCGCAGGTCATTCTGTATGGCGACCTTGCTGGAAACCCCGTCTACGCTCTCTTCGGCGACCTCCGAGGGGTCACGGTCGGCGATACGCTCAAGCTATCCCCTCGATCCAGCGCGGCTCATCTTTTCGATGAGCACACTGGCACAAGATTGAACTCTTGA
- a CDS encoding mandelate racemase/muconate lactonizing enzyme family protein — translation MTSAASPLTIVNVRHWLIYIPFEHPIVWGSGKRLGSTRLVVEVTTAGGVKGYGETISLLDFVPAVFEKVVAPLLIGRSVSDVERFHRHVLGAGYYHHQRAAVMAMAAAEMAMWDALGRHAGLPLHALWGGAYRTDIELSAYLFVADPQGCADMAARFLDQGYTTFKLKIGHDLASDLSLVEAVRRTIGDDPPLRADVNGAWTPGTARRQLDRLKAYDLAYIEQPLVLDDLIGHAELRKVQTVPVALDESAYTLNDVGNIVRMGAADVILLDPHEQGGLWQCLKAAAIAEAAGLPVTLHSGGELGLSQAAYLHLAAAIPNMSIAIDTEYYYHTVDIIKDPHEIKAGRLPVPTGPGLGVTPDIDRLDSLRTTKVIGAYLDADRPGWFAEKPKY, via the coding sequence ATGACGTCTGCCGCTTCGCCCCTCACGATCGTGAATGTCAGGCACTGGCTGATCTATATCCCATTCGAGCACCCGATCGTCTGGGGGTCCGGTAAGCGCCTGGGAAGCACGCGGCTCGTGGTGGAAGTGACCACCGCCGGAGGCGTCAAAGGGTATGGCGAAACCATCTCCCTGCTCGATTTCGTGCCGGCTGTCTTCGAGAAGGTTGTCGCGCCGCTCCTGATCGGCAGGAGCGTCTCCGACGTCGAAAGATTTCACAGGCACGTCCTCGGGGCCGGCTATTACCATCATCAGCGCGCAGCCGTCATGGCCATGGCGGCTGCCGAAATGGCCATGTGGGATGCACTCGGCCGTCACGCGGGCCTTCCTCTCCACGCCCTGTGGGGCGGCGCGTACCGCACGGATATCGAGTTGTCCGCGTACCTGTTCGTCGCGGACCCGCAGGGTTGCGCCGACATGGCTGCGCGCTTTCTCGATCAAGGCTACACGACATTCAAGCTCAAGATCGGTCATGACTTGGCGTCGGACCTGAGCTTGGTCGAGGCCGTTCGACGGACCATCGGCGACGATCCTCCTTTGCGGGCCGATGTCAACGGTGCTTGGACCCCTGGAACCGCCAGACGCCAGTTGGATCGCCTGAAAGCCTATGATCTGGCCTATATCGAGCAGCCGCTCGTTCTTGACGACCTGATCGGGCACGCGGAGCTTCGGAAGGTCCAAACGGTGCCGGTCGCGTTGGACGAGTCGGCCTACACCCTGAACGACGTCGGAAACATCGTCCGAATGGGCGCGGCGGATGTCATCCTGCTCGATCCCCATGAGCAGGGCGGCCTGTGGCAGTGCCTGAAGGCCGCAGCCATCGCGGAAGCGGCCGGATTGCCCGTAACGCTCCACAGCGGCGGGGAACTGGGCCTCTCCCAGGCCGCCTATCTTCACCTCGCGGCGGCCATTCCGAACATGTCGATCGCCATCGACACGGAGTATTATTATCATACCGTCGACATCATCAAGGACCCGCACGAGATCAAGGCCGGTCGCCTTCCCGTCCCGACCGGGCCGGGCCTCGGCGTAACCCCCGATATCGACAGGCTCGACAGCCTGCGCACCACGAAGGTCATCGGGGCCTATCTCGATGCGGACCGGCCCGGCTGGTTTGCCGAGAAACCCAAATACTAG
- a CDS encoding SDR family NAD(P)-dependent oxidoreductase codes for MSRFQGRIAVVTGAGQGIGQAVAQRLSDDGATVYAVDMAAPSESDARLRERRVDVTDQEQIQTLFAEIGEVHGRLDMLVNNAGIPGEGALAGLTVEAWNKVFAVNVTGQMLMCQAALPLLRSGSSIVNVSSVAAHIGFADRAPYCASKAAVLGLTRALAVELASSNIRVNCVCPGTVQTPWIGRLVGTDELSDARLASMRSRQILNRIGEPSEIASVIAFLLSDDASFVTGSIFMADGGMLTAR; via the coding sequence ATGAGCAGGTTTCAGGGACGCATCGCCGTGGTGACAGGTGCCGGCCAAGGCATTGGCCAGGCGGTGGCTCAACGGCTCTCGGATGATGGAGCGACCGTGTATGCGGTGGATATGGCCGCACCATCGGAAAGCGACGCAAGGCTGCGGGAAAGACGCGTCGATGTGACGGACCAGGAGCAGATCCAAACTCTCTTCGCCGAGATCGGCGAGGTTCATGGCCGCCTCGACATGCTCGTCAACAACGCCGGAATTCCCGGAGAGGGCGCCCTTGCCGGGCTCACCGTCGAGGCGTGGAACAAGGTCTTCGCCGTCAACGTCACCGGGCAGATGCTCATGTGCCAGGCGGCCCTGCCCCTGCTCCGTTCCGGTTCAAGCATCGTGAACGTCTCGTCGGTCGCAGCTCATATCGGGTTTGCCGACAGGGCGCCCTATTGCGCCTCGAAGGCGGCCGTGCTCGGCCTTACCCGTGCTCTCGCGGTGGAACTCGCCTCCAGCAACATTCGCGTCAACTGCGTGTGCCCCGGAACCGTCCAGACGCCCTGGATCGGCCGCCTCGTCGGCACCGACGAATTGTCGGACGCCAGACTTGCGAGCATGCGGTCCCGTCAGATCCTCAACCGGATCGGCGAACCGTCCGAGATCGCCTCCGTGATTGCTTTTCTTTTGTCGGACGACGCGTCCTTCGTCACAGGCAGCATTTTCATGGCGGACGGCGGAATGCTGACCGCCCGATAA
- a CDS encoding ABC transporter substrate-binding protein encodes MNRVTRRILLVTASAFAIAGAAAAQAKTKITYWAWTEHVAAANAVKAEFEKQNPDIEVEISNLNPFDLQDKFLVAMAAGVGGPDVALILQRRFDVYISTGGLLDTTKEMSPLKGQYPAAVWSSIERDGKTYGVPYDQNPSAFFYRSDIFEQNNIKVPFETWDEFVAAGKVLAQKGIFITHVSAPSGVPGVANLVEYLQSRNAQIFDDNGKVIRNNEIARETVRFYYDLVRTHKIAFESRNNAPEFFQAIKDGRIAGYAVPSWALFRLQKEAPEQSGKWRAMPWPKWGANAPATTGAWGGNVLAIPKSSKNKEAALKWAQFIGANELTQVRIWEEGHLLPAFEPALKSEALLKGEAYLGGQSIYESALKPRTLNNFNYFDWAKTEVIVGNELDLMFGNKKTPEQAWDDIEKQLASQLRR; translated from the coding sequence ATGAACCGTGTAACGAGACGTATATTACTGGTAACCGCGTCGGCATTCGCCATTGCGGGTGCCGCAGCCGCGCAGGCCAAGACCAAGATCACCTATTGGGCCTGGACGGAACACGTCGCCGCGGCCAATGCGGTTAAGGCGGAATTCGAGAAGCAGAACCCGGACATCGAGGTCGAAATCTCGAACCTCAACCCGTTCGACCTGCAGGACAAGTTCCTGGTCGCGATGGCGGCGGGCGTCGGCGGTCCGGATGTCGCCCTCATCCTGCAGCGCCGTTTTGACGTCTACATTTCGACGGGCGGACTGCTCGATACCACCAAGGAGATGAGTCCGCTGAAGGGGCAATATCCCGCCGCCGTGTGGTCATCCATCGAGCGTGACGGCAAGACATACGGCGTCCCCTACGACCAGAACCCCTCCGCATTCTTCTACAGAAGCGACATCTTCGAGCAGAACAACATCAAGGTTCCGTTCGAGACCTGGGACGAGTTCGTGGCCGCCGGCAAAGTGCTGGCCCAAAAGGGAATCTTCATCACCCACGTGTCCGCTCCGAGCGGCGTCCCCGGCGTGGCGAACCTGGTGGAATACCTTCAATCCCGCAACGCGCAGATCTTTGACGACAACGGCAAGGTCATCAGGAACAACGAGATCGCCCGAGAGACGGTCCGTTTCTACTACGACCTCGTGAGAACGCATAAGATCGCCTTCGAATCCCGCAACAATGCTCCGGAGTTCTTCCAGGCCATCAAGGACGGGCGCATCGCCGGCTATGCTGTGCCGTCATGGGCTCTCTTCCGTCTGCAGAAGGAAGCGCCCGAGCAGAGCGGGAAATGGCGTGCGATGCCCTGGCCGAAATGGGGCGCCAATGCACCCGCCACCACGGGCGCCTGGGGCGGCAACGTTCTCGCGATCCCCAAATCCTCGAAGAACAAGGAAGCGGCCCTGAAATGGGCTCAGTTCATCGGGGCCAACGAACTCACGCAGGTTCGGATATGGGAGGAAGGACATCTGCTCCCGGCTTTCGAACCAGCGCTGAAATCCGAAGCGCTTCTGAAAGGTGAGGCCTATCTGGGCGGGCAATCGATCTACGAGAGCGCCCTGAAGCCCCGCACGCTCAACAACTTCAACTATTTCGACTGGGCCAAGACCGAAGTGATCGTCGGCAATGAGCTGGATTTGATGTTCGGCAACAAAAAGACGCCCGAGCAAGCCTGGGACGATATCGAGAAGCAGTTGGCCAGCCAGTTGCGCCGCTGA
- a CDS encoding SDR family NAD(P)-dependent oxidoreductase — translation MQLDLEDKVVLITGAARGIGLETARCFAAEGARVMLVDRDAAALADAASQIGNSESMAADLTVDGAADQIVSKALDAFGRLDVLVNNAGISEPAPIAGTSPESWRRVMAINLDAIYLLSRAAMPALGTSKGSVVSLASFAGKRGTLFGDNTSYSTSKAGVIGFTRALAIEAAKVGVRVNAVAPGPVATELIKALTPDQLKRVTDFVPLGRMAETREIAELIVFLSSARAAYITGEVVNVNGGLYMD, via the coding sequence ATGCAACTGGATTTGGAAGACAAGGTCGTTCTGATCACTGGGGCGGCGCGCGGGATCGGCCTGGAGACGGCTCGCTGCTTTGCGGCTGAAGGCGCCAGAGTGATGCTCGTGGATCGGGACGCGGCGGCGCTTGCCGACGCCGCGTCGCAAATCGGCAATTCGGAAAGCATGGCGGCTGACTTGACCGTCGACGGAGCGGCCGACCAGATCGTTTCCAAAGCACTCGATGCCTTCGGTCGTCTCGATGTCCTCGTCAACAATGCGGGGATTAGCGAGCCGGCGCCCATCGCGGGAACAAGCCCGGAATCCTGGCGCAGAGTCATGGCGATCAACCTCGATGCCATTTACCTCTTGTCCCGCGCGGCCATGCCAGCCCTCGGGACCTCAAAGGGCTCCGTCGTGTCCCTGGCGTCCTTCGCCGGAAAACGGGGAACTCTGTTCGGCGACAACACGTCCTATTCGACTTCCAAGGCCGGCGTCATCGGGTTCACCCGCGCGCTCGCCATCGAAGCCGCCAAGGTCGGGGTCCGCGTGAATGCCGTCGCGCCGGGCCCTGTCGCGACCGAACTCATCAAGGCGCTCACACCCGATCAGCTCAAGCGCGTAACCGATTTCGTTCCCCTCGGACGCATGGCCGAGACCCGGGAAATTGCCGAGTTGATCGTTTTTCTGTCCTCCGCCCGCGCCGCGTACATCACTGGAGAAGTGGTGAACGTGAACGGCGGCTTGTACATGGATTAA
- the kdpA gene encoding potassium-transporting ATPase subunit KdpA: MTLSGWLQIAIILAAVLLAAVPLGAFMAKVYAGKRTVLSPVLVPVERGFYVLAGVDPAREQGWRSYALAMLLFNAAGFALLYAILRLQGFLPFNPQGFGALSPDLAFNTAVSFVTNTNWQSYGGETTMSHFSQMAGLTVQNFLSAATGLALAMALVRGFARSKASTVGNFWVDMTRSTLYVLLPLSLVTAILLVALGMPQTMLASVDATTLEGAKQTIAVGPAASQVAIKQLGTNGGGFFNANAAHPFENPTALTNFVQVWQMLVISVAVVFAFGRLIGDGRQARALVWVMGILLTTGIAVTYVAEAAGTPILHAAGIDTLAGNMEGKEVRFGLALSALWAAVTTGLSCGAVNAMHASFTPIGGMIPMFLMQLGEILPGGVGSGLYGILVMAIIAVFVAGLMVGRTPEYLGKRIEAKEVKMAMLAVLILPTAILGFSAIAAVIPQGLAGLLNAGPHGLSEILYAYSSAAGNNGSAFAGLTANSPWYNTTLGLAMLLGRFAYIVPMLAIAGSLAAKTKLESSTGTFPTHGPLFIGLLIGVILILGGLQFFPALALGPIAEQVMMLTGKTF; the protein is encoded by the coding sequence ATGACTCTCAGCGGCTGGCTCCAGATCGCTATCATCCTCGCAGCCGTCTTGCTGGCGGCGGTTCCGCTTGGCGCCTTCATGGCCAAGGTTTATGCCGGCAAGCGTACTGTCCTGTCTCCGGTGCTCGTGCCTGTCGAGCGCGGATTCTACGTCCTCGCGGGCGTCGATCCCGCCCGCGAGCAGGGCTGGCGGAGCTACGCTCTTGCGATGCTCCTGTTCAATGCGGCCGGTTTCGCGCTGCTCTACGCAATCCTCAGGCTGCAAGGTTTTCTGCCGTTCAATCCGCAGGGCTTCGGCGCCCTCTCTCCTGATCTCGCCTTCAACACCGCCGTCTCGTTCGTCACCAACACGAACTGGCAGTCCTATGGCGGTGAGACCACGATGAGCCACTTCTCGCAGATGGCCGGGCTGACGGTGCAGAATTTCCTCTCCGCCGCCACGGGGCTTGCCCTCGCGATGGCGCTGGTCCGGGGCTTCGCCCGGTCGAAGGCGAGCACCGTCGGAAACTTCTGGGTCGACATGACCCGCTCGACTCTCTACGTCCTCCTGCCGCTGTCCCTCGTCACGGCCATCCTGCTCGTGGCCCTCGGCATGCCGCAGACCATGCTGGCTTCGGTGGACGCGACGACGCTGGAGGGCGCGAAGCAGACCATCGCGGTCGGACCCGCGGCAAGTCAGGTTGCCATCAAGCAGCTTGGCACCAATGGCGGCGGATTCTTCAATGCGAACGCCGCTCATCCGTTCGAGAACCCGACGGCGCTGACGAACTTCGTCCAGGTGTGGCAGATGCTGGTGATCTCGGTCGCCGTCGTTTTCGCCTTCGGTCGTCTCATCGGCGACGGACGGCAGGCCCGGGCCCTTGTCTGGGTGATGGGCATTCTGCTCACGACCGGCATCGCCGTCACCTATGTGGCGGAAGCGGCTGGAACGCCCATTCTGCACGCGGCCGGCATCGACACGCTCGCGGGCAACATGGAAGGCAAGGAGGTCCGCTTCGGGCTTGCCCTGTCGGCTCTCTGGGCCGCCGTGACCACAGGCCTGTCGTGCGGGGCGGTGAATGCCATGCATGCGAGTTTCACGCCCATCGGCGGAATGATCCCGATGTTCCTCATGCAGCTCGGCGAGATCCTGCCGGGCGGTGTCGGCTCCGGCCTCTACGGCATTCTCGTCATGGCGATCATCGCAGTGTTCGTGGCAGGTCTCATGGTGGGCCGCACGCCCGAGTATCTCGGCAAGAGGATCGAGGCGAAGGAGGTCAAGATGGCGATGCTCGCCGTCCTGATCCTGCCGACCGCGATCCTCGGCTTCTCGGCCATCGCCGCCGTGATCCCGCAGGGCCTGGCCGGCTTGCTCAATGCCGGGCCGCATGGCCTTTCGGAGATCCTGTACGCCTACTCGTCGGCGGCCGGAAACAACGGCTCCGCCTTTGCTGGGCTCACGGCGAATTCGCCCTGGTACAACACGACTCTCGGGCTTGCGATGCTCTTGGGCCGGTTCGCCTACATCGTGCCGATGCTGGCGATCGCGGGCTCTTTGGCTGCCAAGACGAAGCTTGAATCCTCGACAGGCACATTTCCGACCCATGGCCCGCTGTTCATAGGTCTTCTGATCGGCGTGATCCTGATCCTCGGCGGCCTCCAGTTCTTCCCGGCCCTCGCCCTCGGCCCCATCGCCGAGCAGGTGATGATGCTGACCGGCAAAACATTCTGA
- a CDS encoding carbohydrate ABC transporter permease — protein sequence MTMQAVSPAGSQVEEGRRAVPFVSYFGTLLMLMLLAIVMTPVLWAVLSAFKTRSDIFAGDVWPRNWSVESFRDLLSKTLYIRWMVNSLFVAFCSTALGLFFCSLGGYAFAKFDFPGKTVLFWIVIASVSIPPFTTVIPLFGWLARLGLLDTYLVLILPFAANAFGIFLMRQYAMGVPNELLDAGRMDGCGEFRLYWSVVLPLLRPALGTVGILIFISSWNSYIWPLVMMRSDEMLTLPVGVASLKGDQLPEYGMLMAASVLSSLPIVVAFFAMQRQFIAGLTQGAVK from the coding sequence ATGACCATGCAAGCCGTGAGCCCTGCGGGATCCCAGGTGGAAGAAGGCAGAAGAGCCGTCCCGTTCGTGTCCTATTTCGGCACTCTTTTGATGCTGATGCTCCTCGCGATCGTGATGACGCCCGTGCTGTGGGCCGTCTTGTCCGCATTCAAGACGCGAAGCGACATTTTCGCCGGTGACGTCTGGCCTCGGAACTGGTCGGTGGAAAGCTTCCGCGACCTCCTGTCAAAAACCCTGTACATCAGGTGGATGGTCAACAGCCTGTTCGTTGCCTTCTGCAGTACCGCACTCGGCCTGTTCTTCTGCTCCCTCGGCGGATACGCCTTCGCCAAGTTCGATTTCCCCGGCAAGACGGTCCTGTTCTGGATTGTGATCGCGTCGGTCTCCATTCCGCCCTTCACCACAGTCATCCCTCTCTTCGGCTGGTTGGCCCGGCTCGGCCTCCTGGATACCTACCTGGTTCTCATTCTGCCGTTCGCCGCGAACGCTTTCGGGATCTTCCTCATGCGCCAGTATGCGATGGGCGTTCCCAACGAGCTGCTCGATGCGGGCCGCATGGACGGGTGCGGCGAGTTCCGCCTGTACTGGAGCGTCGTCCTGCCCTTGCTCCGGCCTGCCCTGGGAACCGTCGGGATCCTCATCTTCATCTCTTCCTGGAACAGCTACATCTGGCCACTCGTCATGATGCGCTCCGACGAGATGCTCACATTGCCTGTCGGAGTTGCGTCCCTGAAGGGCGACCAGCTTCCGGAATATGGGATGCTGATGGCCGCCTCCGTCCTCTCCAGCCTTCCCATCGTCGTCGCGTTCTTCGCGATGCAAAGGCAATTCATCGCCGGCCTCACGCAGGGCGCGGTCAAATAA